The Canis lupus dingo isolate Sandy chromosome 8, ASM325472v2, whole genome shotgun sequence genome has a segment encoding these proteins:
- the XRCC3 gene encoding DNA repair protein XRCC3 has product MDLDQLDLNPRIIAAVKKAKLKSIKEVLHFSGPDLQRLTSLSSLDVQHLLRAASSRLRGGGVLTALQLCERAGGLPARPQRLSLGCPVLDRLLRGGLPLDGVTELAGLSSAGKTQLALQLCLAVQFPPRHGGLDAGAMYICTEDVFPNLRLQQLIAQQQRLRTDVPGEVVSRIKFSNQIFIEHVADVDSLLECVREKVPVLLSRGMARLVVIDSVAAPFRCEFDGPALVPRARHLQALGAALRRLSCAFQSPVLCINQVTEATEEQGTAPRPHGLRDERVSPALGMTWSNQLLMRLMVHRRRPGDEAVTPAGPPDRTLSVVFAPHLPPSSCSYTVNAEGVRGTPGTESC; this is encoded by the exons ATGGATTTGGATCAATTGGACCTGAATCCCAGGATTATTGCTGCAGTTAAGAAAG CCAAACTGAAATCAATAAAGGAGGTTTTGCATTTTTCTGGCCCGGACCTGCAGAGACTGACCAGCCTGTCCAGCCTGGACGTGCAGCACTTGCTGAGAGCGGCCTCCTCACGCCTGCGGGGAGGCGGTGTCCTCACAG CGCTGCAGCTGTGCGAGCGGGCGGGGGGGCTCCCCGCGCGGCCCCAGCGCCTGAGCCTCGGCTGCCCCGTGCTGGACCGGCTCCTCCGCGGCGGCCTGCCCCTGGACGGCGTCACCGAGCTGGCCGGCCTCAGCTCCGCCGGGAAGACCCAGCTGGCCCTGCAGCTCTGCCTGGCGGTGCAGTTCCCGCCGCGCCACGGGGGCCTGGACGCAG GGGCCATGTACATCTGCACGGAAGACGTCTTCCCAAACCTGCGCCTGCAGCAGCTCATCGCGCAGCAGCAGCGCCTACGGACAGACGTTCCGGGAGAGGTAGTCAGCAGGATAAAATTCAGCAACCAGATCTTCATCGAGCACGTGGCCGACGTG GACTCCCTGCTGGAGTGTGTGAGGGAGAAGGTGCCCGTGCTGCTGTCCCGGGGGATGGCCCGTCTGGTGGTCATCGACTCCGTGGCGGCCCCATTCCGCTGTGAGTTTGACGGCCCGGCCTTGGTCCCCAGGGCCAGGCATCTGCAGGCCCTGGGAGCCGCCCTGCGCCGGCTGAGCTGTGCCTTCCAGAGCCCAGTGCTGTGCATCAACCAG GTGACAGAGGCCACAGAGGAGCAGGGCACAGCGCCCCGGCCACACGG gCTCCGGGACGAGCGTGTTTCTCCAGCCCTTGGAATGACCTGGTCCAACCAGCTCCTCATGAGGTTGATGGTCCACCGGCGCCGCCCCGGGGACGAGGCCGTCACCCCAGCCGGCCCCCCTGACCGCACCCTGAGCGTGGTCTTCGCCCCTCACCTGCCGCCCTCCTCCTGTTCCTACACAGTCAACGCTGAGGGAGTGCGAGGGACCCCGGGGACCGAGTCCTGTTGA
- the LOC125755620 gene encoding uncharacterized protein LOC125755620, whose amino-acid sequence MLWGSSLARAWVPAPGNGPESAARKKWRPSETNPNICGNWFSTKVPGRLSERMASSKWRGDSQVTAHRPVLTGRTPDARADAHKLRRRPGKPSCPRIQHQILGCDKQHKRAQGEREAGLDQNGTIEKMKTIHRRGDTVSSASGKSLAPTLQKFLQLNHKRWPRPNPAEELSGRVSAGAVRVLSGLRGDAQHPLSPGSANQAHGGTASHPRGWLRSSRASMRMVCVCVCAHVTRGPGCACAPRALDPRAQRGASQPDTRGRTKGRANGPWTHIREASSREEEGRTSRIPTVSLVGRPQLTVGFHWFG is encoded by the exons ATGCTGTGGGGCAGCAGCCTGGCCAGAGCCTGGGTCCCCGCGCCAGGGAATGGGCCCGAGTCTGCAGCCAGAAAGAAGTGGAGACCCTCCGAGACAAACCCTAATATCTGTGGCAACTGGTTTTCAACCAAGGTGCCCGGACGACTCAGCGAGAGAATGGCCTCCAGCAAATGGCGCGGGGACAGCCAGGTCACCGCACACCGGCCCGTCCTCACAGGCCGCACACCTGACGCCAGAGCCGATGCCCACAAGCTCCGGAGAAGACCTGGTAAACCTTCATGCCCTCGGATTCAGCACCAGATTCTCGGATGTGACAAACAGCACAAGcgagcacagggagagagagaagctggacTTGATCAAAATGGTACCATTGAGAAAATGAAGACCATCCACAGGAGAGGAGACACTGTAAGTTCCGCATCTGGCAAGAGCCTCGCACCCACGTTACAGAAGTTCTTACAGCTCAACCACAAACGATGGCCCCGTCCGAACCCGGCAGAGGAGCTGAGCGGACGCGTCTCCGCAGGGGCCGTGCGGGTGCTCAGTGGGCTGCGAGGAGATGCCCAACACCCTCTGTCGCCTGGAAGTGCAAATCAAGCCCACGGTGGCACCGCCTCCCATCCCCGAGGGTGGCTCCGGTCAAGTCGGGCGTCCATgaggatggtgtgtgtgtgtgtgtgtgcgcacgtgacCCGCGGTCCCGGGTGTGCATGCGCTCCGAGAGCCTTGGACCCCCGTGCTCAGAGAGGGgcgagccagccagacacccgtGGACGGACGAAAGGGCGAGCAAACGGGCCCTGGACACACATCAGAGAAGCGTCCAGCCgtgaggaggagggaaggacgTCGCGGATTCCAACAGTGAGCCTTGTGGGGAGGCCACAGCTCACTGTAGGGTTCCACTGG TTTGGCTGA
- the ZFYVE21 gene encoding zinc finger FYVE domain-containing protein 21 isoform X1: MSSEVAARRDAKKLVRSPSGLRMVPEHRAFGSPFGLEEPQWVPDKECPRCMQCDAKFDFLTRKHHCRRCGKCFCDKCCGQKVALRRMCFVDPVRQCAECALVSHKEAEFYDKQLKVLLSGATFLVTFGNSEKPETMVCRLSNNQRYLILDGDSRHEIEIARISTVQILTEGFPPGEKDPPTYTSLLGSQPASEGGNARATGMSLQYAAPGAESVTQLKLRAAEDANASRRQATAWLAAMHKATKLLYESRDQ; the protein is encoded by the exons ATGTCCTCCGAGGTGGCCGCGCGCCGCGACGCCAAGAAGCTGGTGCGTTCCCCCAGCGGCCTGCGCATGGTGCCCGAGCACCGCGCCTTCGGCAGCCCCTTCGGCCTGGAGGAGCCGCAGTGGGTCCCGGACAAGGAG TGCCCGAGATGTATGCAGTGCGACGCCAAGTTTGACTTTCTCACCAGAAAG CATCACTGTCGCCGCTGCGGGAAGTGCTTCTGCGACAAGTGCTGCGGCCAGAAGGTGGCGCTGCGGCGCATGTGCTTCGTGGACCCCGTCCGGCAGTGCGCCGAGTGTGCCCTGGTGTCCCACAAGGAGGCCGAGTTCTACGACAAGCAGCTCAAAGTGCTCCTGAGTG GAGCCACCTTCCTCGTGACTTTTGGAAACTCCGAGAAGCCAGAAACCATGGTCTGCCGTCTCTCCAACAACCAGAG GTACCTGATTCTGGATGGGGACAGCCGCCACGAGATTGAGATCGCACGTATTTCCACTGTGCAGATCCTCACGGAAGGCTTCCCACCAGGAG AAAAAGACCCTCCCACTTACACCAGCCTCCTGGGGAGCCAGCCCGCCTCTGAAG GAGGTAACGCCCGGGCCACAGGCATGTCCCTGCAGTACGCAGCACCGGGGGCGGAGAGCGTGACCCAGCTGAAGCTGAGGGCCGCGGAGGACGCCAATGCCAGCAGGAGGCAGGCGACCGCGTGGCTGGCAGCCATGCACAAG GCCACCAAGCTCCTCTACGAATCGCGGGACCAGTAA
- the ZFYVE21 gene encoding zinc finger FYVE domain-containing protein 21 isoform X2: MSSEVAARRDAKKLVRSPSGLRMVPEHRAFGSPFGLEEPQWVPDKECPRCMQCDAKFDFLTRKHHCRRCGKCFCDKCCGQKVALRRMCFVDPVRQCAECALVSHKEAEFYDKQLKVLLSGATFLVTFGNSEKPETMVCRLSNNQRYLILDGDSRHEIEIARISTVQILTEGFPPGGGNARATGMSLQYAAPGAESVTQLKLRAAEDANASRRQATAWLAAMHKATKLLYESRDQ, from the exons ATGTCCTCCGAGGTGGCCGCGCGCCGCGACGCCAAGAAGCTGGTGCGTTCCCCCAGCGGCCTGCGCATGGTGCCCGAGCACCGCGCCTTCGGCAGCCCCTTCGGCCTGGAGGAGCCGCAGTGGGTCCCGGACAAGGAG TGCCCGAGATGTATGCAGTGCGACGCCAAGTTTGACTTTCTCACCAGAAAG CATCACTGTCGCCGCTGCGGGAAGTGCTTCTGCGACAAGTGCTGCGGCCAGAAGGTGGCGCTGCGGCGCATGTGCTTCGTGGACCCCGTCCGGCAGTGCGCCGAGTGTGCCCTGGTGTCCCACAAGGAGGCCGAGTTCTACGACAAGCAGCTCAAAGTGCTCCTGAGTG GAGCCACCTTCCTCGTGACTTTTGGAAACTCCGAGAAGCCAGAAACCATGGTCTGCCGTCTCTCCAACAACCAGAG GTACCTGATTCTGGATGGGGACAGCCGCCACGAGATTGAGATCGCACGTATTTCCACTGTGCAGATCCTCACGGAAGGCTTCCCACCAGGAG GAGGTAACGCCCGGGCCACAGGCATGTCCCTGCAGTACGCAGCACCGGGGGCGGAGAGCGTGACCCAGCTGAAGCTGAGGGCCGCGGAGGACGCCAATGCCAGCAGGAGGCAGGCGACCGCGTGGCTGGCAGCCATGCACAAG GCCACCAAGCTCCTCTACGAATCGCGGGACCAGTAA